A part of Xenopus tropicalis strain Nigerian chromosome 4, UCB_Xtro_10.0, whole genome shotgun sequence genomic DNA contains:
- the LOC108645256 gene encoding embryonic protein UVS.2 isoform X2, with translation MVCSICAILISCLFGQALSKYQATLSPNNSTGKSDPFGQGDVFSRILKANQGNGVPRVQEDIAVGVSRSAITSTECLWQKTNETVYVPYTLDSKYSNSEVNTMTSAMEVYATLTCVQFVPYTDEDDYVNITSGDGCWSYMGRQGGAQVVSVEKGYCTSEGTTMHELNHALGFVHEHSRSDRDNYVNIMYQYISPGDIVNFEIMNTNNLNTIYDYRSIMHYPAWAFSNTTGKNTIVAKLNPNIIIGAGSTMTSLDIIKINRLYECDVCSSLLTDAKGTVTSANYPSPYPNNAKCVWVIQAPSDLVTLTFAAFNLQSAPNCASDYIRVYDGRTRTSPLLLDRTCGSKRVPALIASSSMMLVEFVGSKNLKATGFSASYSTVKCGGTYYTPSRNITSPGYPKNYPPNSNCSYIITAPASHKVSLSKISFYTQNSHTCSNDYLSVYDGTSTNAPLLKTFCGPLFTLSATSTGQNMFLRFISDQTEQAPGFVLTYSFVPIS, from the exons ATGGTCTGCTCCATTTGTGCCATCCTTATCTCCTGTCTTTTTGGCCAAGCATTGAGtaagtatcag GCCACCTTGTCACCCAATAATAGTACTG GAAAAAGTGATCCCTTCGGCCAGGGCGATGTCTTCAGCAGGATCTTAAAAGCCAACCAAG GAAATGGAGTCCCACGGGTTCAAGAAGACATTGCTGTTGGGGTCTCACGTAGTGCCATCACCTCCACAGAATGCTTATGGCAGAAAACAAATGAGACAGTGTATGTGCCGTACACACTGGATAGTAAATACA GTAACAGTGAAGTTAACACAATGACGTCGGCCATGGAAGTGTACGCCACCCTGACCTGCGTGCAGTTTGTCCCTTACACTGATGAAGATGATTATGTCAATATAACATCTGGCGATGG CTGTTGGTCCTACATGGGGCGTCAAGGAGGTGCCCAAGTGGTGTCCGTAGAGAAAGGTTACTGTACTTCCGAGGGGACAACCATGCACGAACTCAACCATGCCCTGGGCTTTGTACATGAGCACTCCAGGAGCGACCGGGATAACTATGTTAATATAATGTATCAGTACATCTCACCAG GTGACATCGTCAACTTTGAGATAATGAATACCAACAACCTCAACACAATATATGACTACCGCTCTATCATGCATTACCCAGC GTGGGCTTTCAGCAACACAACTGGAAAAAACACTATAGTGGCCAAGCTTAACCCCAATATAATAATTGGAGCGGGAAGCACAATGACCAGCTTGGATATTATAAAGATAAACCGGCTCTATGAGTGTG ATGTCTGTAGTTCTCTCCTTACTGATGCCAAGGGAACTGTCACCTCAGCCAATTATCCATCTCCTTACCCAAATAATGCCAAGTGTGTGTGGGTCATCCAGGCACCGTCCGATTTG GTAACCCTGACGTTCGCTGCCTTTAATCTCCAATCTGCCCCAAACTGTGCCTCTGACTACATTAGAGTTTATGATGGGCGCACCAGAACTTCCCCGCTTCTACTGGACAGAACCTGTGGGTCTAAACGCGTTCCTGCACTGATCGCCTCATCAAGTATGATGTTAGTGGAGTTTGTCGGTAGTAAAAACCTTAAAGCGACTGGTTTCAGTGCCTCATACAGTACAG TGAAATGTGGAGGCACTTATTACACCCCATCAAGGAACATCACTTCTCCTGGATACCCCAAGAATTACCCCCCTAATAGCAACTGTTCCTATATCATCACTGCTCCGGCTTCCCATAAG GTCTCACTGAGCAAGATCAGTTTCTATACACAAAATAGCCACACATGTAGCAATGATTACCTGTCTGTGTATGATGGGACTTCCACTAACGCACCCCTCCTGAAAACATTCTGTGGACCCCTGTTCACCCTTTCGGCCACCTCCACTGGTCAGAACATGTTCCTCAGGTTCATCAGTGATCAAACAGAGCAAGCGCCCGGCTTTGTGCTGACATACAGTTTTG TGCCTATATCCTGA
- the LOC108645256 gene encoding embryonic protein UVS.2 isoform X1, translating to MVCSICAILISCLFGQALSKYQATLSPNNSTGKSDPFGQGDVFSRILKANQGNGVPRVQEDIAVGVSRSAITSTECLWQKTNETVYVPYTLDSKYSNSEVNTMTSAMEVYATLTCVQFVPYTDEDDYVNITSGDGCWSYMGRQGGAQVVSVEKGYCTSEGTTMHELNHALGFVHEHSRSDRDNYVNIMYQYISPGDIVNFEIMNTNNLNTIYDYRSIMHYPAWAFSNTTGKNTIVAKLNPNIIIGAGSTMTSLDIIKINRLYECDVCSSLLTDAKGTVTSANYPSPYPNNAKCVWVIQAPSDLVTLTFAAFNLQSAPNCASDYIRVYDGRTRTSPLLLDRTCGSKRVPALIASSSMMLVEFVGSKNLKATGFSASYSTVKCGGTYYTPSRNITSPGYPKNYPPNSNCSYIITAPASHKVSLSKISFYTQNSHTCSNDYLSVYDGTSTNAPLLKTFCGPLFTLSATSTGQNMFLRFISDQTEQAPGFVLTYSFVIAMVEGEC from the exons ATGGTCTGCTCCATTTGTGCCATCCTTATCTCCTGTCTTTTTGGCCAAGCATTGAGtaagtatcag GCCACCTTGTCACCCAATAATAGTACTG GAAAAAGTGATCCCTTCGGCCAGGGCGATGTCTTCAGCAGGATCTTAAAAGCCAACCAAG GAAATGGAGTCCCACGGGTTCAAGAAGACATTGCTGTTGGGGTCTCACGTAGTGCCATCACCTCCACAGAATGCTTATGGCAGAAAACAAATGAGACAGTGTATGTGCCGTACACACTGGATAGTAAATACA GTAACAGTGAAGTTAACACAATGACGTCGGCCATGGAAGTGTACGCCACCCTGACCTGCGTGCAGTTTGTCCCTTACACTGATGAAGATGATTATGTCAATATAACATCTGGCGATGG CTGTTGGTCCTACATGGGGCGTCAAGGAGGTGCCCAAGTGGTGTCCGTAGAGAAAGGTTACTGTACTTCCGAGGGGACAACCATGCACGAACTCAACCATGCCCTGGGCTTTGTACATGAGCACTCCAGGAGCGACCGGGATAACTATGTTAATATAATGTATCAGTACATCTCACCAG GTGACATCGTCAACTTTGAGATAATGAATACCAACAACCTCAACACAATATATGACTACCGCTCTATCATGCATTACCCAGC GTGGGCTTTCAGCAACACAACTGGAAAAAACACTATAGTGGCCAAGCTTAACCCCAATATAATAATTGGAGCGGGAAGCACAATGACCAGCTTGGATATTATAAAGATAAACCGGCTCTATGAGTGTG ATGTCTGTAGTTCTCTCCTTACTGATGCCAAGGGAACTGTCACCTCAGCCAATTATCCATCTCCTTACCCAAATAATGCCAAGTGTGTGTGGGTCATCCAGGCACCGTCCGATTTG GTAACCCTGACGTTCGCTGCCTTTAATCTCCAATCTGCCCCAAACTGTGCCTCTGACTACATTAGAGTTTATGATGGGCGCACCAGAACTTCCCCGCTTCTACTGGACAGAACCTGTGGGTCTAAACGCGTTCCTGCACTGATCGCCTCATCAAGTATGATGTTAGTGGAGTTTGTCGGTAGTAAAAACCTTAAAGCGACTGGTTTCAGTGCCTCATACAGTACAG TGAAATGTGGAGGCACTTATTACACCCCATCAAGGAACATCACTTCTCCTGGATACCCCAAGAATTACCCCCCTAATAGCAACTGTTCCTATATCATCACTGCTCCGGCTTCCCATAAG GTCTCACTGAGCAAGATCAGTTTCTATACACAAAATAGCCACACATGTAGCAATGATTACCTGTCTGTGTATGATGGGACTTCCACTAACGCACCCCTCCTGAAAACATTCTGTGGACCCCTGTTCACCCTTTCGGCCACCTCCACTGGTCAGAACATGTTCCTCAGGTTCATCAGTGATCAAACAGAGCAAGCGCCCGGCTTTGTGCTGACATACAGTTTTG TGATAGCAATGGTGGAAGGGGAATGTTGA